A stretch of Desulfotalea psychrophila LSv54 DNA encodes these proteins:
- the rlmB gene encoding 23S rRNA (guanosine(2251)-2'-O)-methyltransferase RlmB: MKNKKTNQAGSGVQAKADRGAPRRDNKSAGQDKKAATQDRRIRFSEDLIWGIHPIVEALKYEPNRISEIIAQKDRRGAKFDEIVELARAAKVKVTFIDSISLQGDGAASARHQGVIAKVTQADLMDFADFLQKFKDAVDRGEKPRIIVCDSLQDPHNLGAIVRSALASGAIGVLLTRERSAPLGGTAAKSSAGAISHMDICQVTNLVKSLAELKKVGAWVFGAIKDADAVSLFDADLNVPACIVVGSEGTGIRPLVRRECDIQLSIPMVGELDSLNSSVAAAVILFEAMRQSLVS; this comes from the coding sequence ATGAAAAATAAAAAAACAAACCAAGCTGGATCAGGTGTTCAGGCAAAGGCAGATCGTGGTGCTCCTCGTCGAGATAATAAATCTGCCGGTCAGGATAAAAAAGCTGCGACCCAAGATCGGCGCATTCGCTTTAGTGAAGATCTTATCTGGGGCATTCACCCCATTGTAGAGGCACTTAAGTATGAGCCGAATCGTATTAGTGAGATTATTGCCCAAAAGGATAGAAGGGGCGCCAAGTTTGATGAAATTGTTGAGCTTGCCCGAGCTGCTAAGGTGAAGGTAACCTTTATTGATTCTATCTCACTGCAGGGAGATGGGGCGGCCAGTGCCCGTCATCAGGGTGTTATCGCCAAGGTTACCCAGGCAGATCTGATGGATTTTGCAGATTTTTTGCAGAAATTTAAAGATGCCGTAGATCGGGGCGAAAAACCACGTATTATTGTCTGTGACTCTTTGCAGGATCCACATAATCTTGGCGCTATTGTTCGCTCTGCCCTGGCCTCCGGGGCCATCGGGGTGCTGTTGACCCGGGAGCGTTCAGCCCCGCTTGGTGGTACTGCGGCAAAGTCCTCTGCTGGCGCTATTTCGCATATGGATATTTGTCAGGTAACAAATCTGGTGAAATCCCTTGCCGAGTTGAAGAAGGTTGGCGCCTGGGTTTTCGGGGCCATCAAGGATGCCGATGCTGTTTCTCTCTTTGATGCCGATTTGAATGTGCCAGCCTGTATTGTTGTTGGTAGTGAGGGAACAGGTATTCGTCCCCTTGTTCGACGTGAATGTGATATCCAACTTTCAATTCCCATGGTTGGTGAGCTGGATTCTTTGAACAGCTCTGTCGCTGCCGCGGTCATCCTCTTTGAGGCCATGCGTCAGTCACTGGTGAGCTAA